The Pseudomonas sp. LFM046 region GCGCGTGGTGGTCACCGCCTGCGACGCCCGCGGCAACGTCGACCTCGCCGACCTCAAGGCCAAGGCCGAGGAACACCAGGAGCGCCTCGCCGCGCTGATGATCACCTACCCGTCGACCCACGGCGTGTTCGAGGAAGGCATCCGCGAGATCTGCGCGATCATCCACGCCAACGGCGGCCAGGTGTACATCGACGGCGCCAACATGAACGCCATGGTCGGTCTCTGCGCCCCGGGCCAGTTCGGCGGCGACGTCTCCCACCTGAACCTGCACAAGACCTTCTGCATCCCCCACGGCGGCGGCGGCCCGGGCGTCGGCCCGATCGGCGTGAAGGCGCACCTGGCGCCCTTCCTGCCCGGCCACGCGCACATGGCGCGCAAGGACGGCGCAGTGAGCGCCGCGCCCTTCGGCAGCGCCAGCATCCTGCCGATCACCTGGATGTACATCCGCCTGATGGGCGGCGAGGGCCTGCGCCGCGCCACCCAGCTGGCGATCCTCAACGCCAACTACATCGCCCGCCGCCTGGAGGAGCACTACCCGGTGCTCTACACCGGCAGCAACGGCCTGGTGGCCCACGAGTGCATCCTCGACCTGCGCCCGCTCAAGGAGACCAGCGGCATCAGCGTCGACGACGTCGCCAAGCGCCTGATCGACTTCGGCTTCCACGCCCCGACCATGAGCTTCCCGGTGCCCGGCACGCTGATGATCGAGCCCACCGAGAGCGAATCGAAGGAAGAGCTGGACCGCTTCTGCGACGCCATGATCCGCATCCGCGAGGAAATCCGCGCGGTGGAGAACGGCGAACTGGACAAGGACGACAACCCGCTGAAGAACGCCCCGCACACCGCCCGCGAACTGGTCGGCGAGTGGACCCACCACTACAGCCGCGAACTGGCCGTGTACCCCACCGCCAGCCTGGTGGACGGCAAGTACTGGCCGCCGGTGGGCCGCGTGGACAACGTCTACGGCGACCGCAACCTGGTCTGCGCCTGCCCGTCCATCGAGGCCTATATGGACGCCTGACGGCAGCCATTCCTTGTAGGGGCGAATTCATTCGCCCCTACAAGGAAGCTTCCAACCCATTCGAACAAGAAGGAATCCGACCATGTTCCACAAGAGCCTGACCCTCTCCGATTTCGACCCCGCCCTGGCCGAGGCCATCCACCAGGAAGCCGTGCGCCAGGAAGACCACATCGAGCTGATCGCCTCGGAGAACTACACCAGCCCGCAGGTGATGGAAGCCCAAGGCTCCGTGCTGACCAACAAGTACGCCGAAGGCTATCCGGGCAAGCGCTACTACGGTGGCTGCGAGTTCGTCGACAAGGTCGAGCAACTGGCCATCGACCGCGCCAAGCAGCTGTTCGGCGCCGACTACGCCAACGTCCAGCCGCACTCCGGCTCCCAGGCCAACAGCGCCGTCTACCTGGCCCTGCTGCAGGCCGGCGACACCATCCTCGGCATGAGCCTGGCCCACGGCGGCCACCTGACCCACGGTGCCAAGGTCTCCTCCTCCGGCAAGCTGTACAACGCCGTGCAGTACGGCCTGGACACCGCCACCGGCCTGATCGATTACGACGAGGTCGAGCGCCTGGCCGTCGAGCACAAGCCGAAGATGATCGTTGCCGGCTTCTCCGCCTACTCCAAGACCCTCGACTTCCCGCGCTTCCGCGCCATCGCTGACAAAGTGGGTGCGCTGCTGTTCGTCGACATGGCCCACGTCGCCGGCCTGGTGGCCGCTGGCCTGTACCCGAACCCGCTGCCCTACGCCGACGTGGTCACCACCACCACCCACAAGACCCTGCGCGGTCCGCGTGGCGGCCTGATCCTGGCCAGGTCCAACGAAGAGATCGAGAAGAAGCTGAACGCCGCGGTCTTCCCCGGCGCCCAGGGCGGCCCGCTGATGCACGTGATCGCCGCCAAGGCGGTGTGCTTCAAGGAAGCGCTGGAACCCGGCTTCAAGGACTACCAGGCCCAGGTGATCAAGAACGCCCAGGCCATGGCCGGCGTGTTCATCAAGCGCGGCTACGACGTGGTTTCCGGCGGCACCGACAACCACCTGTTCCTGGTCAGCCTGATCAAGCAGGGCAAGACCGGCAAAGAGGCGGACGCCGCCCTCGGCCGCGCCGGCATCACCGTGAACAAGAACGCCGTACCGAACGACCCGCAGTCGCCCTTCGTGACCTCGGGCATCCGCATCGGCACCCCGGCGGTGACTACCCGTGGGTTCGAGTTGCCGGAGTGCCGGGCCCTGGCCAGTTGGATCTGCGACATCCTCGACCACCTCGGCGATGCCGATGTCGAGGCCCAGGTGGCGCGCCAGGTGGCGGCGCTGTGCGCCCGTTTCCCGGTGTACCCGGCCTGATCCCTGTCCGGGAGTCGAGATATGTCGCTAAGCGTTTTCGATCTGTTCAAGGTGGGCATCGGCCCCTCCAGCTCCCACACCGTGGGGCCGATGCGCGCCGCCGCGCGCTTCGCCCTCGGGTTGAAGTCGGACGGGCTGCTGGGCCGGGTGGCGAGCGTCCGGGCGGAGCTGTACGGCTCCCTCGGTGCCACCGGCAAGGGCCACGGCAGCGACAAGGCCGTGCTGCTGGGCCTTGAGGGGGAGCTTCCAGACGTGGTGGACACCAGCACAGTGGATCTGCGTCTGGCGACCATCCGGGAAGTCGGGTCCATCAACCTCCTGGGCGAACAACCGATCCGTTTCGTGGAAAAGGAGCACCTGGCGATGATTCGCAAGCCGCTCCCCTACCACCCCAACGGCATGATCTTCCGCGCCTTCGACGACGCCGGTATCCAGATCCGCGCCCGCGAGTACTACTCGGTGGGCGGCGGCTTCGTGGTCGACGAGGAAGCCGCCGGCCTCGACCGCATCGTCGAGGACCGCACGCCGCTGCCCTACCCGTTCAAGACCGCCAAGGACCTGCTTGCCCACTGCACCGCCACCGGGCTGTCGATCAGCAGCCTGATGCGCGAGAACGAACAGGCCTGGCGCCGCCCGGAGGAGACCAGCGCCGGGCTGCTGAAGATCTGGCGGGTGATGCAGGACTGCGTGACCGCCGGCTGCCGCAAGGAAGGCATCATGCCCGGCGGGCTCAAGGTCAAGCGCCGCGCCGCCGCGCTGTACCGCCAGCTCAGCGAGCACCCGGAGGCCAACCTCAAGGACAGCCTGTCGGTGCTCGACTGGGTCAACCTCTACGCGCTGGCGGTGAACGAGGAGAACGCCACCGGCGGCCGCGTGGTCACCGCGCCCACCAACGGCGCGGCCGGCATCGTCCCGGCGGTGCTGCACTACTACAGCCGCTTCGTCCCCGGCGCCAACGACGACGGCGTCGAGCGCTTCCTGCTCACCGCCGCCGCGATCGGCATCCTCTACAAGGAGAACGCCTCGATCTCCGGTGCCGAGGTCGGCTGCCAGGGCGAAGTGGGCGTGGCCTGCTCGATGGCCGCCGGCGCGCTCTGCGAAGTCCTCGGCGGCACCCCGCAGCAGGTGGAGAACGCCGCCGAGATCGGCATGGAACACAACCTCGGCCTCACCTGCGACCCGGTCGGCGGCCTGGTCCAGGTGCCCTGCATCGAGCGCAACGCGATGGGTTCGGTGAAGGCGATCAACGCCGCGCGCATGGCCCTGCGCGGCGACGGCCAGCACTTCATCTCGCTGGACAAGGTGATCCGCACCATGCGCCAGACCGGCGCCGACATGAAGAGCAAGTACAAGGAAACCGCTCGCGGCGGCCTCGCCGTGAACATCATCGAATGCTGAGCAACCGTCCGTAGGGTGCGCCGCGCGCACCACAGACGTTCATCGGTGCGCATGGCGCACCCTACTGGAGATTCCGCGTGACTACCGAAACCCTCGCCCAAACCCCGCTGCACGCCCTGCACCTCGAACTCGGCGCGCGCATGGTGCCCTTCGCCGGCTACGACATGCCGGTGCAGTACCCCCTCGGCGTGCTCAAGGAGCACCTGCACACCCGCGCGCAGGCCGGCCTGTTCGACGTCTCGCACATGGGCCAGATCCGCCTGCGCGGCGAGCACGCCGCCCAGGCCCTGGAAAGCCTGGTGCCGGTGGACATCCTCGACCTGCCGGTCGGCCTGCAGCGCTACGCGCTGTTCACCGACGCCAACGGCGGCATCCTCGACGACCTGATGGTCGCCCGCCTGGCCGACGACGAGCTGTTCCTGGTGGTCAACGCCGCCTGCAAGGCGCAGGACCTGGCCCACCTGCAGGCGAAGATCGGCGAGCAGTGCGCCATCGAGTCGCTGTTCGACAGCCGCGCCCTGCTCGCCCTGCAAGGGCCGGCCGCCGCCACGGTGCTCGGCCGCCTGGCGCCGGAGGTGCAGGCGATGACCTTCATGCAGTTCCGCGCCGTGCGCCTGGCCGGCGTCGACTGCTACGTCAGCCGCTCCGGCTACACCGGCGAGGACGGCTACGAGATCTCCGTGCCCGTGGCCGACGCCGACGCCCTGGCCCGTGCCCTGCTGGCGCAGCCGGAAGTCCAGCCGATCGGTCTCGGCGCGCGCGACTCGCTGCGCCTGGAAGCCGGCCTGTGCCTCTACGGCCACGACATGAGCAGCGCCACCACGCCGGTCGAGGCCAGCCTCACCTGGGCCATCTCCAAGGCCCGCCGCGCCGACGGCGTGCGCGCCGGCGGCTTCCCCGGCGCCGCGCAGGTATTCGCCCAGCAGCAGGCCGGCGTGGCGCGCAAGCGCGTCGGCCTGCTGCCGCAGGAGCGCGTGCCGGTGCGCGAAGGCGCGGAGATCGTCGACGCCGACGGCGCGGTGATCGGCCAGGTGTGCAGCGGCGGCTTCGGCCCCAGCCTGGGCGCGCCGGTGGCCCTGGGTTACCTGGACGTCGCGCATGCCGCCCTGGACCACGAAGTCTGGGCCGTCGTGCGCGGCAAGCGGGTGGCCATGAAAGTGGCCAAGACCCCCTTCGTGCCGCAGCGCTATTACCGCGGCTGAAGACGTGCGCCTTCCTTGAACGGGTAGGAGCGAGCTCTGCTCGCGAAGCTGTTCGCGAGCAGAGCTCGCTCCTACAAAAAACGCCGAGCCTTCGGAGCAAGAAAATGACCGAACCCCAGATCACCCCGCGTCCGCAGCCCTTGCAGGCTGGCGTCAAACTGCGCGGTGCCGAGAAGGTGGCGCGCATTCCGGTGAAGATCATTCCCACCGAGGACGTGCCACGCAAGCCGGACTGGATACGGGTGCCCATCGCCGCCTCGCCGGAAGTGGCCCGGATCAAGCAGCTGCTGCGCCAGCACAAGCTGCACAGCGTCTGCGAGGAAGCCTCCTGCCCGAACCTGGGCGAATGCTTCTCCGGCGGCACCGCCACCTTCATGATCATGGGCGACATCTGCACCCGTCGCTGCCCCTTCTGTGACGTCGGCCACGGCCGGCCAAAACCGCTCGACCCGGACGAGCCGAAGAACCTCGCGGTGGCCATCGCCGACCTGCGCCTGAAGTACGTGGTGATCACCTCGGTGGACCGCGACGACCTGCGCGACGGCGGTGCCCAGCACTTCGTCGACTGCCTGCGGGAAATCCGCAAACTGTCCCCCGGCATCCAGCTGGAAACCCTGGTGCCGGACTACCGCGGCCGCATGGACGTGGCGCTCGCCATCACCGAGCAGGAACCGCCGGATGTGTTCAACCACAACCTGGAAACCGTGCCGCGCCTCTACAAGGCCGCGCGTCCGGGCTCGGACTTCGAGTGGTCGCTGGACCTCTTGGAGAACTTCAAGCATCGCGTGCCCCACGTGCCGACCAAGTCCGGCCTGATGCTCGGTCTGGGCGAGACGGACGACGAAGTGATCGAGGTGATGCAGCGCATGCGCGAGCACAACATCGACATGCTGACCCTCGGCCAGTACCTGCAACCGTCGCGCAGCCACCTGCCGGTGCAGCGTTTCGTCCACCCGGACACCTTCGCCTGGTTCGCCGAGAAGGGTGCCGAGATGGGCTTTGCGAACGTGGCGTCCGGCCCCCTGGTGCGCTCCTCGTACCACGCCGACCAGCAAGTCCACCGGGCCAGGAAAGACGATCTGTAGGGTGCGCCATGCGCAGCGGCGGTTCGAGGGGGCAGTCCCAGAGGGTGGATGGTGCGTTTTCCATCCACCAACGGCGCTATACCCGGCCTCGAATGGTGGACCGGTGAAGCGTGGTCCACCCTACGGCTGGCTACCGATACAACGCTCGCCCGGTCGTTTGAGGGGACGAATTCATTGGCAAAAGCAGGCTCAGACGCGCCTGCACCTCCGCATTGTGGATGCGCGGCGACGCGGCGCGGCTTGCTTGTGCGGCACGGTTGAGGGCCAGGGCGTCCAGCACCTCGGGGGCTTCCGGCTCGGCCAGCGCGCGAGCCAGCAGCGCAACCTCTTCGCACTTCTGCACGGCGAAGGCCAACCAGCCTTTCAGTTCGGCATCCAGCGGGTCTTCGCCGGAAAGGTCTACCGGGCAGTGCAGCAGGGAGCAGGATGGCGCCACCCAGAGGCGCTCACCGAGACGTTCATGGGCATGACGCAGCACATCGAGCGTTTTCTCCAGGTCGCAGCGCCAGATGTCGCGGCCGTTCACCACGCCCAGGGACAACACTTTGTAGGCCGGCAGGCGGTCAAGGATGGTGGGGAACTGCTCGGGGGCGCTGACCAGGTCGATGTGCAGGCCGTCCACCGGCAGGCTGGCGGCCAGGCCGAGGTTGTCCGCCAGGCCGCCGAAATAGGTGGCGATGAGTTTTTTCAGCGGGTCGCGCTGGATCAGGTTGTAGGCACGCTCGAAGGCGGTCCTCCAGTCCTGGGGCAGCTCCAGCGCCAGGATGGGTTCATCGATCTGCACCCACTCCACGCCCTGGTCGGCCAGCCGCTGGAAGATTTCGCCATAGACCGGCAGCAGGCGCTCCAGCAGGTCCAGCTTGTCGAAGCCCTCGGTTTCAGCGCCAGCCCCCTTGGCCTTGCCCAGCCAGAGGTAGGTCAGCGGGCCGATCACCACCGGCTTGACGGCGTGTCCCAGTGCCTTGGCTTCCTCCACCTCCTCGAACAGTTGCTCCCAGCTCAGGGCGAACTGCTGGTCGACGGAAAACTCCGGGACCAGGTAGTGGTAGTGGGTATCGAACCACTTGGTCATCTCTTGGGCACGGGCGCCGCCGCCCCCGGTGCTAGCACCACGGGCCATGGCGAACAGGGTCTCCAGGCCCGGCTTGCCGCTCGCCGGGCGGAAGCGCTCAGGGATGACGCCGAAGGTGAGGGAATGGGTCAGCACCTGGTCATACCAGGCGAAATCGCCTACCGGCAGCAGCTCGATGCCGGCGTCCTTCTGCAACTGCCAGTGCGCGGCACGCAGCTGGCGGCCGACGGTGCGCAGGCCGGCTTCATCCAGTTCGCCCTTCCAGAAGGCTTCGAGGGCCTTCTTCAGTTCGCGGTCTCGGCCGATGCGCGGGAAGCCGAGGGAATGGGACAGGGCCATGTGTCGAATCTCCAAACAGTTGATGGAGGTGATTGTCGACAGCCAGGGGCACTTGAGACAAACTCAACAAATTCGTGTTCATCTCAAATTTTTCTCATGGAAGGCCCTCCCATGCTCGAGTTGCGCCATCTCAAGACCCTGCACGCCCTGCGCGAAGCCGACAGCCTGGTGGAAGCCGCCGATCGCTTGCACCTGACTCAGTCCGCCCTCTCCCACCAGTTCAAGGAACTGGAGGAGCGCCTCGGCATGCCGCTGTTCGTGCGCAAGACCAAGCCGGTGCGCTTCACCAGCGCAGGCTTGCGCCTGTTGCAACTGGCCGACAGCGTGCTGCCGCAACTGCGCAGTGCCGAACGGGACATGGCGCGCCTGGCTGGGGGCACCGCCGGGCGGCTGCACATGGCCATCGAGTGCCACAGCTGCTTCCAGTGGCTGATGCCCACCATCGACCAGTTCCGTGACGCCTGGCCGGAAGTGGAACTGGACCTGGCCTCGGGCTTCTCCTTCGCCCCCCTGCCCGCCCTCGCCCGCGGCGACCTGGACCTGGTGGTGACCTCCGACCCGGTGGACCTGGCCGGCATTACCTATGTGCCGCTCTTCACTTACGAGGCCCTGCTGGCTGTGGATAACCAGCATGCCCTGGCGGGGAAACCCTTCATCGTTCCCGAGGACCTGGCCAGCCTGACGCTGATCACCTACCCGATCGAGCGCGATCGCCTGGACATTTTCACGCGCTTCCTCGAACCGGCGGACGTGGAGCCAGCCCAGGTCCGCACCTCGGAACTCACGGTGATGATGATGCAACTTGTGGCCAGCGGACGCGGTGTCTGCTGCCTGCCCAACTGGGCGCTGCACGAGTACAGCTCGCGGGGCTATGTGACCGCCAAACGCCTGGGGGAAAAGGGCCTGTATTGCACCCTGTATGCGGCGATTCGCGCCGATATGCTGGATGCGCCGTTCATGCGCGACTTCCTGCTGACGGCGAAGGACACGTCGTTTGCGACGCTCGAAGGGGTGAGTGCGGCGCGGTGAACCGCCCCTCCCCACCCACCCTCACGGATGCATCGGCAGCGACGGTCCCAGGTAGGCATTGGCCTGCTGGATGTCATCCTCGCCCAACGCCCCCACCGCCGCCGCCAAACGCAAGCGGGACAGCAGGTAGCGCAGCTTGGCCTCCAGCAGGTCGCGGCGAGCGATGAAGTTCTGCTCCTCGGCGTTGAGGATGTCCAAGTTGGTACTGGTGCCCGCCTGGAAGCCCTTGCGCGCCGAGTCCTGGGCGCGTTCGCTGGACACCACCGCCTTCTCCAGCGCCCTCACCCGCTGCTCGCCGCTCTGCACCCCGCGAAACTCGCGAGTGGTGCCGGACAGCACTTCCTCGCGGCTGGAATTCAACTGGTCGTTGGCCAGTTCGCGGTTGGCCGCAGCCTGGCGCACCTGGGCGTTGGTGGCGCCACCGGCGAAGATGGGCATGCGAAACTCCACACCCACCGAGCCGTATCGGTTCGTCTCGTTCCGGGTAGACACCGAGTCGCTTTCCGCGTCATTGTAGGCGGCAACGAAATCCAGGGTCGGCCAGTGTCCCGCCTTGGCCCGGTTCACCTCTTCGTCGGCAATATCCACGCTGCGACTGCGGGCGATGATCGTGGGGTTGTTCGCCTTGGCGTCGCTGATCCAGTCCTGCAGGCTCGGCGGCTCCAGGGGTGGCGTGGGGAATTCGGTGCGCAGGGTGGCCATTTCCTCCGGCACCACCCCCAGCAGTTCCTGCAGCAGGCGCCGGGCCACCAGCAGGTTGTCTTCGGCCTCGATCAACTCGGCCTGGGCCAGGTCGCGCCGGGCGGATGCCTGGTCGACATCGATCACCGTACCGTCGCCCAGCTCGTAACGCCGCTTGGCCGCCATCACCTGCTGTTCCAGGTTCTTCAGCTTGACCCTGGCCAGGTCGATGGTTTCCAGCGCCAGCAATACCGAGAAGTAGCGGGTGGCAAGGCTCACCGCCGACTCCTGGGTCTTGGCGTCGAATACCGCGTCACTGAACAGGGTCCGATCCTTTCCCTGGCGGTACTCGGCCATGCGCTGCTTGTTGAACAGTGGCTGGCGCAGCTCCACGACTCCGCCCTGGGAGTCGTACTTGAGGTCGCTTTCTATCGTGCGCCCCAGTACGTCCTGTTCAGAGGTGCCGTCCACCCGCTTCCAGTACGCGGTAGCGTTGATGTTCGGCAGCAGGCCCGCCTTGCCCAGTTCCTTGTACTCCTGGCCTGCCTGGCGCTCGTGCACCGAAGCGAGGTAGGTGGGGCCCTGGTTCTGGTAGACGTCCCAGGCTTGCGTGAGGTCCATGGCCGTCACGGGCAGGGCGACGGCTCCGAGGAAACCGGCTAAGGCCATCCGGGCTCTCATGTCACTGCTCCTTGAATGCGTTACCGACGCGGCCCATCAGCGGTTTCATCAGGTAGCTCATCAGGCTACGTTCGCCGGTCTTGATGGTCACGGTAGCGGGCATGCCCGCGCGGATATTGTTCGGACCGAGCATCTTCATGCCCTCTTCCGTTACTTCTACCTGTGCCAAGTAATAGGGCTGTTTGCTGGCTTCGTCCACCAGGCGGTCGGCAGCCACCGTCAGCACGCGACCGGGAATGTTCGGCGT contains the following coding sequences:
- the glyA gene encoding serine hydroxymethyltransferase; the encoded protein is MFHKSLTLSDFDPALAEAIHQEAVRQEDHIELIASENYTSPQVMEAQGSVLTNKYAEGYPGKRYYGGCEFVDKVEQLAIDRAKQLFGADYANVQPHSGSQANSAVYLALLQAGDTILGMSLAHGGHLTHGAKVSSSGKLYNAVQYGLDTATGLIDYDEVERLAVEHKPKMIVAGFSAYSKTLDFPRFRAIADKVGALLFVDMAHVAGLVAAGLYPNPLPYADVVTTTTHKTLRGPRGGLILARSNEEIEKKLNAAVFPGAQGGPLMHVIAAKAVCFKEALEPGFKDYQAQVIKNAQAMAGVFIKRGYDVVSGGTDNHLFLVSLIKQGKTGKEADAALGRAGITVNKNAVPNDPQSPFVTSGIRIGTPAVTTRGFELPECRALASWICDILDHLGDADVEAQVARQVAALCARFPVYPA
- a CDS encoding L-serine ammonia-lyase; translation: MSLSVFDLFKVGIGPSSSHTVGPMRAAARFALGLKSDGLLGRVASVRAELYGSLGATGKGHGSDKAVLLGLEGELPDVVDTSTVDLRLATIREVGSINLLGEQPIRFVEKEHLAMIRKPLPYHPNGMIFRAFDDAGIQIRAREYYSVGGGFVVDEEAAGLDRIVEDRTPLPYPFKTAKDLLAHCTATGLSISSLMRENEQAWRRPEETSAGLLKIWRVMQDCVTAGCRKEGIMPGGLKVKRRAAALYRQLSEHPEANLKDSLSVLDWVNLYALAVNEENATGGRVVTAPTNGAAGIVPAVLHYYSRFVPGANDDGVERFLLTAAAIGILYKENASISGAEVGCQGEVGVACSMAAGALCEVLGGTPQQVENAAEIGMEHNLGLTCDPVGGLVQVPCIERNAMGSVKAINAARMALRGDGQHFISLDKVIRTMRQTGADMKSKYKETARGGLAVNIIEC
- the gcvT gene encoding glycine cleavage system aminomethyltransferase GcvT; translated protein: MTTETLAQTPLHALHLELGARMVPFAGYDMPVQYPLGVLKEHLHTRAQAGLFDVSHMGQIRLRGEHAAQALESLVPVDILDLPVGLQRYALFTDANGGILDDLMVARLADDELFLVVNAACKAQDLAHLQAKIGEQCAIESLFDSRALLALQGPAAATVLGRLAPEVQAMTFMQFRAVRLAGVDCYVSRSGYTGEDGYEISVPVADADALARALLAQPEVQPIGLGARDSLRLEAGLCLYGHDMSSATTPVEASLTWAISKARRADGVRAGGFPGAAQVFAQQQAGVARKRVGLLPQERVPVREGAEIVDADGAVIGQVCSGGFGPSLGAPVALGYLDVAHAALDHEVWAVVRGKRVAMKVAKTPFVPQRYYRG
- the lipA gene encoding lipoyl synthase encodes the protein MTEPQITPRPQPLQAGVKLRGAEKVARIPVKIIPTEDVPRKPDWIRVPIAASPEVARIKQLLRQHKLHSVCEEASCPNLGECFSGGTATFMIMGDICTRRCPFCDVGHGRPKPLDPDEPKNLAVAIADLRLKYVVITSVDRDDLRDGGAQHFVDCLREIRKLSPGIQLETLVPDYRGRMDVALAITEQEPPDVFNHNLETVPRLYKAARPGSDFEWSLDLLENFKHRVPHVPTKSGLMLGLGETDDEVIEVMQRMREHNIDMLTLGQYLQPSRSHLPVQRFVHPDTFAWFAEKGAEMGFANVASGPLVRSSYHADQQVHRARKDDL
- the metR gene encoding transcriptional regulator MetR — translated: MLELRHLKTLHALREADSLVEAADRLHLTQSALSHQFKELEERLGMPLFVRKTKPVRFTSAGLRLLQLADSVLPQLRSAERDMARLAGGTAGRLHMAIECHSCFQWLMPTIDQFRDAWPEVELDLASGFSFAPLPALARGDLDLVVTSDPVDLAGITYVPLFTYEALLAVDNQHALAGKPFIVPEDLASLTLITYPIERDRLDIFTRFLEPADVEPAQVRTSELTVMMMQLVASGRGVCCLPNWALHEYSSRGYVTAKRLGEKGLYCTLYAAIRADMLDAPFMRDFLLTAKDTSFATLEGVSAAR
- a CDS encoding TolC family outer membrane protein, encoding MRARMALAGFLGAVALPVTAMDLTQAWDVYQNQGPTYLASVHERQAGQEYKELGKAGLLPNINATAYWKRVDGTSEQDVLGRTIESDLKYDSQGGVVELRQPLFNKQRMAEYRQGKDRTLFSDAVFDAKTQESAVSLATRYFSVLLALETIDLARVKLKNLEQQVMAAKRRYELGDGTVIDVDQASARRDLAQAELIEAEDNLLVARRLLQELLGVVPEEMATLRTEFPTPPLEPPSLQDWISDAKANNPTIIARSRSVDIADEEVNRAKAGHWPTLDFVAAYNDAESDSVSTRNETNRYGSVGVEFRMPIFAGGATNAQVRQAAANRELANDQLNSSREEVLSGTTREFRGVQSGEQRVRALEKAVVSSERAQDSARKGFQAGTSTNLDILNAEEQNFIARRDLLEAKLRYLLSRLRLAAAVGALGEDDIQQANAYLGPSLPMHP